Proteins found in one Oncorhynchus mykiss isolate Arlee chromosome 17, USDA_OmykA_1.1, whole genome shotgun sequence genomic segment:
- the LOC110495010 gene encoding zinc finger protein 721-like isoform X5 — MSGEKETLLEEMEQSLHPLTEDNLRHLCERCGIDGSQVKGKNHRSLRRKIMEEMWENADSVKSEELGMSWLLRLKDDIRKMHEESTVAPMSSSQSDDDDDDATTCGEEWDKDWFPSNGLEAESSPESHTPESSSQSDDDETGDNPNGRSLSGRVLSSGKAPGLKVIQRPYSCDVCEKSFTQSGNLRRHQTVHTGEKSYSCDHCGKSFAHPGALTIHKHVHTGEKPYSCDQCGKSFSHPGALTIHKRVHTGEKPYSCDQCGKSCRDATALNEHMRTHTGEKPFHCHVCGISFSRQSNLNVHMHTHTGERPCICDQCGKSFTRSTDLTKHRRIHTSEKSYSCDQCGNKFAQSGNLTSHQKTRTGRKRTRTGGKRTRTGGKRTRTGGKRTRTGGERNEAGGEGTHTGKIQEESTVAPMRPSQSDDDDAADCDEEWDMENKDWCLSNGLEAEPAPENHTPEQRQRGDMSLPPASPLPESPGPASPAGTLLLGLKRVSLRLVDCRKTLGLSGTTRGGEEKEYGDSDSMSSSRNNGDNPNGRSLSGRVLSSGKAPGLKVIQRPYSCDVCEKSFTQSGNLRRHQTVHTGERPYVCPICGKSFLMSGTLSRHERTHTGEKPYGCPICGKRFRTSGQLTIHKRTHTGEKPYRCDQCGKRFTQACSLTEHKRTHTGVMFHCSDCEKSFPTSVKLKRHRQTHTGEKPYRCDQCGKGFARAYSLTEHKRTHTGEKPYVCDQCGKRFTNSGTLTLHQPTHTGEKPRSCAIYTCKHCEWSFAHSEDLARHHQRKHMWEGIHVCDECGKSFASSGDLNIHKRIHTGEKQYVCDQCGKTFASSGNLNIHKRIHTGEKPYVCDQCGKSFASSGFLTKHKHIHTGEKPYSCERCEKRCVSKGELRTHQLVHPRENSLFLCDRCGKSFTHMGSLNVHMRRHTGEKPYRCDQCGKSFIQPVELKMHQRVHTGEKPYSCDLCRKRFAQSGLLTVHKRTHTGEKRYKCDICGKRFAQSGNLKSHQKTHTGRKRTHTGRKRTHTGRKRTRAEKIPTGEERSQTDRGLNHHHTSILPGISSHDPSVDSG; from the exons ATGAGTGGAGAGAAGGAAACATTGTTGGAAGAAATGGAACAGAGTTTACACCCTCTAACGGAGGATAATTTACGACACCTGTGTGAACGCTGTGGAATAGATGGCTCCCAAGTTAAAGGAAAGAACCATCGCTCGTTGCGACGTAAAATCATGGAGGAAATGTGGGAAAATGCAGACTCAGTCAAATCGGAGGAGCTTGGAATGTCTTGGTTACTCCGACTGAAAGATGACATCAGAAAGATGCATGAAGAATCTACTGTGGCACCCATGAGTTCCAGCCAGTCTGATGATGACGACGACGATGCTACAACCTGCGGCGAGGAATGGGACAAGGATTGGTTTCCTAGCAACGGGCTGGAGGCGGAGTCATCTCCAGAGAGCCATACCCCAGAGAGTTCCAGCCAGTCTGATGATGACGAAACGG GGGACAACCCTAACGGTCGCTCGCTCAGTGGGAGGGTCTTATCATCTGGGAAGGCTCCAGGGTTGAAAGTGATCCAGCGCCCTTATAGCTGTGATGTATGTGAGAAGAGTTTCACTCAATCAGGAAACCTACGAAGACACCAAAcggtacacacaggagagaaatcttacaGTTGTGATcattgtgggaagagttttgctcaTCCAGGAGCCCTGACTATTCACAAGCatgtacacacaggagagaaaccttacagctgtgatcagtgtgggaaaaGCTTTTCTCATCCAGGAGCCCTGACTATTCACAAGCGtgtacacactggagagaaaccttacagctgtgatcaatgtgggaagagctgCAGAGATGCCACAGCCCTGAATGAacacatgcgtacacacacaggagagaaaccttttcaCTGCCATGTCTGTGGAATTAGTTTTTCTCGACAAAGCAACCTGAAtgtacacatgcatacacacacaggagagaggccttgcatctgtgatcaatgtgggaagagcttcactCGGTCAACGGACCTGACCAAACACAGACGCATTCACACCAGCGAGAAATCCTACAGCTGTGACCAGTGTGGGAACAAATTTGCTCAGTCAGGAAACCTGACGAGTCATCAGAAAACCCGCACAGGCAGAAAGAGAACCCGCACAGGTGGAAAGAGAACCCGCACAGGTGGAAAGAGAACCCGCACAGGCGGAAAGAGAACCCGCACAG GCGGAGAGAGAAATGAGGCGGGTGGAGAGGGAACCCACACAGGAAA GATACAGGAAGAATCTACTGTGGCACCCATGAGGCCCAGCcagtctgatgatgatgatgctgcagACTGCGATGAAGAATGGGACATGGAAAACAAGGATTGGTGTCTTAGCAACGGACTGGAGGCAGAGCCAGCTCCAGAGAACCACACCCCAGAGCAGAGGCAGAGGGGT GACATGTCTCTCCCACCCGCCTCCCCTCTCCCCGAGTCCCCAGGTCCTGCCTCTCCCGCTGGCACATTATTACTGGGTTTGAAGAGGGTTTCTCTGCGGCTGGTTGACTGCAGGAAAACACTGGGACTGAGTGGAACTacgagaggaggagaagagaaggaataTGGAGATTCAGATTCGATGTCATCAAGTAGAAACAATG GGGACAACCCTAACGGTCGCTCGCTCAGTGGGAGGGTCTTATCATCTGGGAAGGCTCCAGGGTTGAAAGTGATCCAGCGACCTTATAGCTGTGATGTATGTGAGAAGAGTTTCACTCAATCAGGAAACCTAAGAAGACACCAAACAGTACACACAGGAGAGCGACCATATGTCTGTCCTATATGTGGAAAGAGTTTCCTTATGTCAGGAACACTGTCTAGAcacgagagaacacacacaggggagaaaccatacGGCTGTCCTATATGTGGAAAGCGTTTCCGTACGTCAGGACAATTGACTATACACaagcgaacacacactggagagaaaccttatcgCTGCGATCAATGTGGGAAGCGTTTTACTCAAGCTTGTTCCCTGACTGAACACAAGCGAACACACACTGGCGTGATGTTCCACTGCTCAGACTGTGAGAAGAGCTTCCCTACATCGGTGAAGTTGAAACGGCACCGGCAAacgcacacaggagagaaaccttatcgctgtgatcaatgtgggaagggTTTTGCGAGAGCTTATTCCCTGACTGAACACaagcgaacacacacaggagagaaaccatatgTCTgcgatcaatgtgggaagagatttactAACTCGGGAACACTGACTTTACACCAGCcgacacacactggagagaaacctcgTAGCTGTGCTATATACACCTGTAAGCACTGTGAGTGGAGTTTTGCTCATTCAGAAGACCTAGCAAGACACCACCAGAGAAAACACATGTGGGAGGGTATTCATGTCTGTGatgaatgtgggaagagttttgctagTTCTGGAGACTTGAATATACACAagcgaatacacacaggtgaGAAACAATATGtctgtgatcagtgtggaaagACTTTTGCTAGTTCGGGAAACCTGAATATACACAAGCGAATACACACAGGCGAGAAACCATAtgtctgtgatcaatgtgggaagagctttgcctCATCTGGATTCCTGACTAAACACAAGCATATCCACACCGGAGAGAAACCTTACAGTTGTGAACGGTGTGAGAAGAGATGTGTTTCCAAAGGAGAGTTGAGAACGCACCAGCTTGTACACCCCAGAGAGAACTCTCTCTTCCTGTGTGATCgatgtgggaagagcttcacaCACATGGGATCCCTGAATGTGCACATGCGTaggcacacaggagagaaaccgtacCGCTgcgatcaatgtgggaagagctttATTCAGCCAGTAGAATTGAAAATGCACCAACGagtgcacactggagagaaaccctacagctgcgATCTATGCAGGAAGAGATTCGCTCAGTCAGGACTGCTGACTGTAcacaagagaacacacactggagagaaacgtTATAAATGTGATATATGTGGGAAAAGATTCGCTCAGTCAGGAAACCTGAAGAGTCATCAGAAAACCCACACAGGCAGAAAGAGAACCCACACAGGCAGAAAGAGAACCCACACAGGCAGAAAGAGAACCCGCGCAGAGAAAATCCCCACAGGCGAAGAGAGAAGTCAAACAGACAGAGGACTGAATCACCACCACACCTCCATCCTCCCAGGCATCAGTTCTCATGATCCCTCTGTAGACTCTGGGTAA
- the LOC110495010 gene encoding zinc finger protein 271-like isoform X3, translating into MSGEKETLLEEMEQSLHPLTEDNLRHLCERCGIDGSQVKGKNHRSLRRKIMEEMWENADSVKSEELGMSWLLRLKDDIRKMHEESTVAPMSSSQSDDDDDDATTCGEEWDKDWFPSNGLEAESSPESHTPESSSQSDDDETGDNPNGRSLSGRVLSSGKAPGLKVIQRPYSCDVCEKSFTQSGNLRRHQTVHTGEKSYSCDHCGKSFAHPGALTIHKHVHTGEKPYSCDQCGKSFSHPGALTIHKRVHTGEKPYSCDQCGKSCRDATALNEHMRTHTGEKPFHCHVCGISFSRQSNLNVHMHTHTGERPCICDQCGKSFTRSTDLTKHRRIHTSEKSYSCDQCGNKFAQSGNLTSHQKTRTGRKRTRTGGKRTRTGGKRTRTGGKRTRTGGERNEAGGEGTHTGKIQEESTVAPMRPSQSDDDDAADCDEEWDMENKDRCLSNGLEAESAPENHTPEQRQRGDMSLPPAYPLPESPGPASPAGTLLLGLKRVSVRLVDCRKTLGLSGTTRVGGEEKEYGDSDSMSSSRNNGDNPNGRSLSGRVLSSGKAPGLKVIQRPYSCDVCEKSFTQSGNLRRHQTVHTGERPYVCPICGKSFLMSGTLSRHERTHTGEKPYGCPICGKRFRTSGQLTIHKRTHTGEKPYRCDQCGKRFTQACSLTEHKRTHTGVMFHCSDCEKSFPTSVKLKRHRQTHTGEKPYRCDQCGKGFARAYSLTEHKRTHTGEKPYVCDQCGKRFTNSGTLTLHQPTHTGEKPRSCAIYTCKHCEWSFAHSEDLARHHQRKHMWEGIHVCDECGKSFASSGDLNIHKRIHTGEKQYVCDQCGKTFASSGNLNIHKRIHTGEKPYVCDQCGKSFASSGFLTKHKHIHTGEKPYSCERCEKRCVSKGELRTHQLVHPRENSLFLCDRCGKSFTHMGSLNVHMRRHTGEKPYRCDQCGKSFIQPVELKMHQRVHTGEKPYSCDLCRKRFAQSGLLTVHKRTHTGEKRYKCDICGKRFAQSGNLKSHQKTHTGRKRTHTGRKRTHTGRKRTRAEKIPTGEERSQTDRGLNHHHTSILPGISSHDPSVDSG; encoded by the exons ATGAGTGGAGAGAAGGAAACATTGTTGGAAGAAATGGAACAGAGTTTACACCCTCTAACGGAGGATAATTTACGACACCTGTGTGAACGCTGTGGAATAGATGGCTCCCAAGTTAAAGGAAAGAACCATCGCTCGTTGCGACGTAAAATCATGGAGGAAATGTGGGAAAATGCAGACTCAGTCAAATCGGAGGAGCTTGGAATGTCTTGGTTACTCCGACTGAAAGATGACATCAGAAAGATGCATGAAGAATCTACTGTGGCACCCATGAGTTCCAGCCAGTCTGATGATGACGACGACGATGCTACAACCTGCGGCGAGGAATGGGACAAGGATTGGTTTCCTAGCAACGGGCTGGAGGCGGAGTCATCTCCAGAGAGCCATACCCCAGAGAGTTCCAGCCAGTCTGATGATGACGAAACGG GGGACAACCCTAACGGTCGCTCGCTCAGTGGGAGGGTCTTATCATCTGGGAAGGCTCCAGGGTTGAAAGTGATCCAGCGCCCTTATAGCTGTGATGTATGTGAGAAGAGTTTCACTCAATCAGGAAACCTACGAAGACACCAAAcggtacacacaggagagaaatcttacaGTTGTGATcattgtgggaagagttttgctcaTCCAGGAGCCCTGACTATTCACAAGCatgtacacacaggagagaaaccttacagctgtgatcagtgtgggaaaaGCTTTTCTCATCCAGGAGCCCTGACTATTCACAAGCGtgtacacactggagagaaaccttacagctgtgatcaatgtgggaagagctgCAGAGATGCCACAGCCCTGAATGAacacatgcgtacacacacaggagagaaaccttttcaCTGCCATGTCTGTGGAATTAGTTTTTCTCGACAAAGCAACCTGAAtgtacacatgcatacacacacaggagagaggccttgcatctgtgatcaatgtgggaagagcttcactCGGTCAACGGACCTGACCAAACACAGACGCATTCACACCAGCGAGAAATCCTACAGCTGTGACCAGTGTGGGAACAAATTTGCTCAGTCAGGAAACCTGACGAGTCATCAGAAAACCCGCACAGGCAGAAAGAGAACCCGCACAGGTGGAAAGAGAACCCGCACAGGTGGAAAGAGAACCCGCACAGGCGGAAAGAGAACCCGCACAG GCGGAGAGAGAAATGAGGCGGGTGGAGAGGGAACCCACACAGGAAAGATACAGGAAGAATCTACTGTGGCACCCATGAGGCCCAGCcagtctgatgatgatgatgctgcagACTGCGATGAAGAATGGGACATGGAAAACAAGGATCGGTGTCTTAGCAACGGGCTGGAGGCGGAGTCAGCTCCAGAGAACCACACCCCAGAGCAGAGGCAGAGGGGT GACATGTCTCTCCCACCCGCCTACCCTCTCCCCGAGTCCCCAGGTCCTGCCTCTCCCGCTGGCACATTATTACTGGGTTTGAAGAGGGTGTCTGTGCGGCTGGTTGACTGCAGGAAAACACTGGGACTGAGTGGAACTACGAgagtaggaggagaagagaaggaataTGGAGATTCAGATTCGATGTCATCAAGTAGGAACAATG GGGACAACCCTAACGGTCGCTCGCTCAGTGGGAGGGTCTTATCATCTGGGAAGGCTCCAGGGTTGAAAGTGATCCAGCGACCTTATAGCTGTGATGTATGTGAGAAGAGTTTCACTCAATCAGGAAACCTAAGAAGACACCAAACAGTACACACAGGAGAGCGACCATATGTCTGTCCTATATGTGGAAAGAGTTTCCTTATGTCAGGAACACTGTCTAGAcacgagagaacacacacaggggagaaaccatacGGCTGTCCTATATGTGGAAAGCGTTTCCGTACGTCAGGACAATTGACTATACACaagcgaacacacactggagagaaaccttatcgCTGCGATCAATGTGGGAAGCGTTTTACTCAAGCTTGTTCCCTGACTGAACACAAGCGAACACACACTGGCGTGATGTTCCACTGCTCAGACTGTGAGAAGAGCTTCCCTACATCGGTGAAGTTGAAACGGCACCGGCAAacgcacacaggagagaaaccttatcgctgtgatcaatgtgggaagggTTTTGCGAGAGCTTATTCCCTGACTGAACACaagcgaacacacacaggagagaaaccatatgTCTgcgatcaatgtgggaagagatttactAACTCGGGAACACTGACTTTACACCAGCcgacacacactggagagaaacctcgTAGCTGTGCTATATACACCTGTAAGCACTGTGAGTGGAGTTTTGCTCATTCAGAAGACCTAGCAAGACACCACCAGAGAAAACACATGTGGGAGGGTATTCATGTCTGTGatgaatgtgggaagagttttgctagTTCTGGAGACTTGAATATACACAagcgaatacacacaggtgaGAAACAATATGtctgtgatcagtgtggaaagACTTTTGCTAGTTCGGGAAACCTGAATATACACAAGCGAATACACACAGGCGAGAAACCATAtgtctgtgatcaatgtgggaagagctttgcctCATCTGGATTCCTGACTAAACACAAGCATATCCACACCGGAGAGAAACCTTACAGTTGTGAACGGTGTGAGAAGAGATGTGTTTCCAAAGGAGAGTTGAGAACGCACCAGCTTGTACACCCCAGAGAGAACTCTCTCTTCCTGTGTGATCgatgtgggaagagcttcacaCACATGGGATCCCTGAATGTGCACATGCGTaggcacacaggagagaaaccgtacCGCTgcgatcaatgtgggaagagctttATTCAGCCAGTAGAATTGAAAATGCACCAACGagtgcacactggagagaaaccctacagctgcgATCTATGCAGGAAGAGATTCGCTCAGTCAGGACTGCTGACTGTAcacaagagaacacacactggagagaaacgtTATAAATGTGATATATGTGGGAAAAGATTCGCTCAGTCAGGAAACCTGAAGAGTCATCAGAAAACCCACACAGGCAGAAAGAGAACCCACACAGGCAGAAAGAGAACCCACACAGGCAGAAAGAGAACCCGCGCAGAGAAAATCCCCACAGGCGAAGAGAGAAGTCAAACAGACAGAGGACTGAATCACCACCACACCTCCATCCTCCCAGGCATCAGTTCTCATGATCCCTCTGTAGACTCTGGGTAA
- the LOC110495010 gene encoding zinc finger protein 431-like isoform X8 — translation MSGEKETLLEEMEQSLHPLTEDNLRHLCERCGIDGSQVKGKNHRSLRRKIMEEMWENADSVKSEELGMSWLLRLKDDIRKMHEESTVAPMSSSQSDDDDDDATTCGEEWDKDWFPSNGLEAESSPESHTPESSSQSDDDETGDNPNGRSLSGRVLSSGKAPGLKVIQRPYSCDVCEKSFTQSGNLRRHQTVHTGEKSYSCDHCGKSFAHPGALTIHKHVHTGEKPYSCDQCGKSFSHPGALTIHKRVHTGEKPYSCDQCGKSCRDATALNEHMRTHTGEKPFHCHVCGISFSRQSNLNVHMHTHTGERPCICDQCGKSFTRSTDLTKHRRIHTSEKSYSCDQCGNKFAQSGNLTSHQKTRTGGKRTRTGGKRTRTGGKRTRTGGKRTRTGGERNEAGGEGTHTGKIQEESTVAPMRPSQSDDDDAADCDEEWDMENKDRCLSNGLEAESAPENHTPEQRQRGDMSLPPAYPLPESPGPASPAGTLLLGLKRVSVRLVDCRKTLGLSGTTRVGGEEKEYGDSDSMSSSRNNGDNPNGRLLSGRVLSSGKAPGLKVIQRPYSCDVCEKSFPHLGDLKRHQRIHTGEKPYSCDQCGKSFARTDYLAEHKLTHTGEKPYLCSDCGKSFYTPAKLKEHERSHSGENPFGCGLCGKTFACSGSLTNHKRVHTGEKPYSCDQCGKSCKDATALNEHMRTHTGEKPFRCHVCGMSFSRRNTQKVHMRRHTGEKPYSCDQCGKRFAHPGDLKIHIRVHTGEKPYSCDQCGKRFTQSTNLTKHRRVHAGEKP, via the exons ATGAGTGGAGAGAAGGAAACATTGTTGGAAGAAATGGAACAGAGTTTACACCCTCTAACGGAGGATAATTTACGACACCTGTGTGAACGCTGTGGAATAGATGGCTCCCAAGTTAAAGGAAAGAACCATCGCTCGTTGCGACGTAAAATCATGGAGGAAATGTGGGAAAATGCAGACTCAGTCAAATCGGAGGAGCTTGGAATGTCTTGGTTACTCCGACTGAAAGATGACATCAGAAAGATGCATGAAGAATCTACTGTGGCACCCATGAGTTCCAGCCAGTCTGATGATGACGACGACGATGCTACAACCTGCGGCGAGGAATGGGACAAGGATTGGTTTCCTAGCAACGGGCTGGAGGCGGAGTCATCTCCAGAGAGCCATACCCCAGAGAGTTCCAGCCAGTCTGATGATGACGAAACGG GGGACAACCCTAACGGTCGCTCGCTCAGTGGGAGGGTCTTATCATCTGGGAAGGCTCCAGGGTTGAAAGTGATCCAGCGCCCTTATAGCTGTGATGTATGTGAGAAGAGTTTCACTCAATCAGGAAACCTACGAAGACACCAAAcggtacacacaggagagaaatcttacaGTTGTGATcattgtgggaagagttttgctcaTCCAGGAGCCCTGACTATTCACAAGCatgtacacacaggagagaaaccttacagctgtgatcagtgtgggaaaaGCTTTTCTCATCCAGGAGCCCTGACTATTCACAAGCGtgtacacactggagagaaaccttacagctgtgatcaatgtgggaagagctgCAGAGATGCCACAGCCCTGAATGAacacatgcgtacacacacaggagagaaaccttttcaCTGCCATGTCTGTGGAATTAGTTTTTCTCGACAAAGCAACCTGAAtgtacacatgcatacacacacaggagagaggccttgcatctgtgatcaatgtgggaagagcttcactCGGTCAACGGACCTGACCAAACACAGACGCATTCACACCAGCGAGAAATCCTACAGCTGTGACCAGTGTGGGAACAAATTTGCTCAGTCAGGAAACCTGACGAGTCATCAGAAAACCCGCACAG GTGGAAAGAGAACCCGCACAGGCGGAAAGAGAACCCGCACAGGCGGAAAGAGAACCCGCACAGGTGGAAAGAGAACCCGCACAGGCGGAGAGAGAAATGAGGCGGGTGGAGAGGGAACCCACACAGGAAAGATACAGGAAGAATCTACTGTGGCACCCATGAGGCCCAGCcagtctgatgatgatgatgctgcagACTGCGATGAAGAATGGGACATGGAAAACAAGGATCGGTGTCTTAGCAACGGGCTGGAGGCGGAGTCAGCTCCAGAGAACCACACCCCAGAGCAGAGGCAGAGGGGT GACATGTCTCTCCCACCCGCCTACCCTCTCCCCGAGTCCCCAGGTCCTGCCTCTCCCGCTGGCACATTATTACTGGGTTTGAAGAGGGTGTCTGTGCGGCTGGTTGACTGCAGGAAAACACTGGGACTGAGTGGAACTACGAgagtaggaggagaagagaaggaataTGGAGATTCAGATTCGATGTCATCAAGTAGGAACAATG GGGACAACCCTAACGGTCGCTTGCTCAGTGGGAGAGTCTTATCATCTGGGAAGGCTCCAGGGTTGAAAGTGATCCAGCGACCTTATAGCTGTGATGTATGTGAGAAAAGTTTCCCACATTTAGGAGACCTAAAGagacaccagagaatacacacaggagagaaaccttatagctgtgatcaatgtgggaagagttttgctcgAACTGATTACCTGGCTGAACACAAGCTAacgcacacaggagagaagccctacCTCTGCTCAGACTGTGGGAAGAGCTTCTATACACCAGCAAAGTTGAAAGAGCACGAGCGATCACACTCAGGAGAGAACCCTTTCGGGTGTGGTCTGTGTGGGAAGACCTTTGCTTGTTCAGGTTCCCTGACTAATCACAAGCgtgtacacacaggagagaaaccttacagctgtgatcaatgtgggaagagctgCAAAGATGCCACGGCCCTGAATGAacacatgcgtacacacacaggagagaaaccttttcgCTGCCAtgtctgtggaatgagttttTCTCGACGAAACACCCAGAAAGTACACATGCGCAGacacaccggagagaaaccgTACAGCTGTGACCAGTGTGGGAAGAGATTCGCTCATCCAGGTGATTTGAAAATACACATCAGAGtacacaccggagagaaaccgTACAGCTGTGACCagtgtgggaagagattcacTCAGTCAACAAACCTGACTAAGCACAGACGTGTTCACGCCGGAGAGAAGCCCTAA